GTTGCCGAAGGGGGTTTTGAGCTTTTTGGTTTTCTTTATTTTCAGCTCTTTCATGCCGTACAGGCCGCTGCCGCCTATAACACCTATCGCCATGTATCGCGCTCCGTGGATGGGGGTTGTGGGGGAAAAAGAGGAGCGGGACTATTCCCGCTCCGCCTTTTGGTAATCGCCGATTTTCTTTTCGATCTCGCCCAGCAGGAAGCGGAGCTCGGTGATCTGCCCGGAGGCCTTGTCGATGATCTTTTCCTCGGAGGCGAGCACCTTGATCTTGGTCTTGATGTCTTCGGCGAGGAGGTTGAGATCGTTGAGCCGCTGTTCGGTGCGGTTGATAAGCGCCATGCGGGAGTTGAGGACGTCGATTTTGGTTTCGGCCTCGCCCATGATGGAGGAGAGGGACCTGATCTTGTCCGATATTTCGCCGAACGACTCCTGGTGCTTGGCGATCTTCCGTTCCTGCGCGCGAAGGTCTTCTATCTGCGAGGTGAGGACGAGAATGTCTTCCTGGACTTTCTTGATGAGCGCCTCTTCCTTGCCGATCTGGTCGGCCTGGCGGGAGGTCTTTTCCATCATGTTGCCGAGCATGTTGAGCCGTTTTTCGGTCTCGATGAGGAGTTCCTCTTCGTCGCGGACGCTTCCCAGCCGTTTTTCCAGGTCGGCCAGCCGCGCCTGGATGCCGCCCAGCTTCTCTTCGGTGCCCGCGAGCTGCTGGCTCCGGGAGGCGAGGCTGCTTATCTGGCCGTCCACCTTGTCGACCGCCGGCATGAGTTCTTCCTTGGCTTTGATGATTCCCTGCAGGAGGTTGTTCCCTTCCCGCACGTCTTCAAGCTTGCCCGACACGCTTTCCTCGATGACGACCAGCTTGCTGCCCAGCATCTGGAGGCGGCGCTCCTGGGCGTCTATGACGCTCTTCTCGCGGGTGATGTCCAGTATCTTCTCTTCCACCTGGCGGGTGATTTCGCGCAGGTCTTCCACTTTCTTGTCGAGGTTTTCGAGGAACTCGACCTTCTTGTTGATCCGGTCCACCTTCAGCGTGGCGTCTTCGATGTAGTAGTCGAGGCCGTCCAGCTTCTTCTCCAGCTTCTCGACGAGGGCCTTGCGCTGGAGCTGGTTTTCCATCTTCACATCGAGGTTGATGACGGTGGAAGAGAGGGTATTGACCTTTTTCTCCACCTGGTCGACGATGTTGCGGCGCGCCGAAAGGTCGTTCATCTGGGCGTTGAGCACTTCGTGCATGCCGCCCATCTTCTTGAGCTTCACTTCTATTTCTTCGCTGATCTTGATATCCTCGCGGAAGCGCTGGAGCTTGAGTTCGAGGTCGTCCGCCTCCTGCTGGAAGCGGGCCATTTTTTCGCGGGCGGACTCCACGGCCCCCATGTCATCCTTGAGTATCTTCATCTTGTTGCCGATGGAATCGATGAGGAAGACGTTGAGCTTGTTGATCTTCTCCTCGGTGGCGGCCACCACGTCCTTGTCTTCGCGCACGCGGGTGACATTCACTTCCAGCTCGCTGTTCATTTCCTCAAGCTGCTTGAGCTTGGCGCCGATGCGCTTGATCATGTCTTCTTTCATCATGATGTTGCCGGTTTCCACGCGCAACGCGTTCATGTCCTTGATCAGTTGGGCCACGTCGCGGTTCATCTGGGTCACCAGCGCGTTCTGGCGGAGCAGGTCTTCGCTGCTTGCCTGCAGGCGGCCGATGGTCTGCCCGATTTTCTCGATGTCCTGCCCGTAGCCGTCGATTTCTTCCTTCTGGCGGGCGATGCGGCCGATCTTGTCTTCCAGTTCGCGGCTGATGCCCTGCAAACGGCCGATCTGTTCGTCCGAGGTTTTGAGCAGCCCCTTGAAGGTTTCGATGTCCTGCATCCGGTCGCCCACTTTGTCCAGCATCTCCTCGAGGCGGACGATGCCCTTTTCGGTTTGCTTGACCAGCTTGTTCTCTTCGCCAAGCTTCTTGACCTTGGCTTCCATGTCCCAGATCAGGATGTTGAGCTTGCCGGCCTCTTCGTTGGCTTTTTCCACCACGAGCCGCTGCTGGTTCAGCGCCTTCACCTTGCTTTTCACATGTTCGGCGATCAGCGAGACCTCGTCCACCGCCATGCGGTGCTCATGCAGGCGGCCGGCGCTTTCTTCCACGCCGGAGGCGATGTCTTTCACGCGGATTTCGAGGTTGCGCAGTTCTTCGAATTTCCCCCCCATCTTGTCGGCGAATTCGCTGAAGAAGGGGATTTTGCTTTCGAGGTTCTTCATCGTGGTGACGTTCTGGTTCACCTTGTCGATGTTGTTCTGGATGTATTCGACGAGAAGGTTGAGGCTCTTGCGCTGCGCGTCGGCCTCTTTCACCAGATCGGCAAAGCGGTTAATGTCTTCCCGCGTGAGCTGCGCGTTCCCCTGCGCGGCCGTCTTTTCCTGTTCCATCGGCAACAACCTCCCTTTAACGCGAAACGGACACCGTCATAAACGCCGGCATTATACCCTCTTCGGGCGGCATTTTGGGGAAAACGCTTCCATCGGGAAGCCTTTCCCCGCTCCTCATTAAATCCCGTAATCTGCTTTTACGGTAGCAAAGCAGATTTTCTTAATCAAATCAAGCACTTTTACATGCTCCGGGTGCGCCTGATACTCTTTCAGATCTTCGATATTTTCGAACACGGAGTTGAGCACGATGTCGTATGAGTTGTGCGCGTGAACAACGTCAAAGGCGACTTCCGCCTCTTTCATCAGTCCGCCCGTCGTGTGCAACAGGGCGGCGAGCTGGCGGGCCAGTTCTTTCCCTTCGGCCGCGGGAGTCCCTTCCTTCAGCTTGAACAACACGATGTGGCGGATCATTTCGCTCCCGCCGCGGCCCGTTTTTTCGGGATGGCGGCCTCGATCAGCTTTTTCATGCTGGCGACGGCGGCGGGAAATCCGACATACACCGATTGCGCCACGATGCTGTGGCCGATGTTCAGTTCGTCCAGCCCGTCGATGGCGGCGATGGAAGTGACGTTTTTGTAGTTCAGCCCGTGGCCGGCGTGAACGATAAGCCCCAGTTGGCGCGCCGCGTGGGCCGAGCGTTGCACGTCGCGCAGGGTTTTGACGATGTCCTTGTCGCTCACCGCCCCGCTGTAGGCGGCGGTGTTGATCTCCACCGCCACCGCGTGGGTGGCGGCGCAGGCGTCAATTTGCTTTTGGCCGGGATCGATGAAAAAAGAGAGGCCGATCCCGGCGGCGGAAAAGGTTTTGGTCAGGTCGCGGTAAAATTCGGGGCGCGCCGCCACGTCCAGCCCCCCTTCGGTGGTCAACTCCTCCCGCCGCTCCGGCACGATGGTCACCTGTTCCGGCCGCACCTTGAGGGCGATGGCGATGATCTCGTCCGTCGCGGACATTTCGAGGTTCAGGCGGCAGCCGGGAAGCTTGCGGATGGCAAGCAGGTCGGCGTCCTGTATGTGGCGGCGGTCTTCGCGCAGGTGGACGGTGATGCAGGAGACCCCTTCCTCCAGCGCCAGCTTCGCGGCCAGCGCCGGGTCGGGGTACGCCGCGCGCCGCGCCTGCCGCAGCGTCGCCACATGGTCAACATTTACGCCCAGTTTCGCCATAGAAAACGATTGTACCGCAATTTTGCCCTCATGGAACACCGAAGACGCGCCAGTGCAACGCCGGGGGCCGCGCTAATAATAATGTTTCCCCATAACCCTTGATGGTTAGTTATGGTATTATTGAAACGTGTCGTATTAAGGGTGGGCCATCCGCAATAACGGATGGTGATGGGGGGCCTGCTGTGGGAGTGGCGGGTTTTTAAGGACGGGAGAGGAATGCCGATGAAAGAGGTCTTCACGAAGGATATCTTCCTTCGTATGCAGGGACTGGTGTTTCTTGTTTTCCTTTTCGCGCTCGGTCTTGCCGCCGCCCTTCTGATGGCGGAACGCAAAGAACTGCGGCGGGCGGAGCAGTATCGCCTGATGGACGAAACGGCGGGACGCCTGAACAACGCCGCCGGCCTGCACGCGCTCGAACGCGGCATCGGCAACACCATCCTCGGCACGGAATTTCCCACCCCCGCGATGATCCAACGGTTCAACGAAATCGGCGGCAAGGCCGACGTGGAAACGAACGCCGCGCTGGGGAACTTCAAAGAACTTATGGCGACGGATTTCGACCGCGACGTGGAGCGGTTGCTGGCCGGATGGAAGCGGCGGCTGGCGGGGCTTGACGCGGCCCGGAAAAGGGTCGCCGCGCATGACATCAAGACGGAGGAATGGGTTGCCGCCGCCTCCGAAAACATCGAAACCGAGTTCCATCTGCGCGACACGATATTCGCCCCCCACGAGATCGGGGAAAAAATCATGTACTACAACATCGTGATCCGGGCCAACGTCGCCAAGTTGTGCGAATACGCCGGACGCGAGCGCGCGCTGCTGGGGGGGCTGATCGCCGCGGGCCGTCCGATCCCGCCGGAAACGGCGGAGACGTTGCGCGGCTACCGGGTCATCGTGGACGATACCGTCGGCAGGGTGTTGGGGTTGCGCCAGTTGGAGGAAACGCCGGCATCGCTTCTGGCGGCCATCGACCGTTTTGAGAGGGTCTTTTTGACCGATTACGAAAACACGCGCAAAGCGGTGTACGCCGCTTCGGCGGCGCGCGCCCCCTATCCGCTTTCAGGGGAAGCCTGGCTGGTCAAAGCCACCGAAGCCATCGATTCCGGGCTGGACATCTCGCGCGCGGTCGGCGACATATCCAGAGGCGGCGTGATGGACATCCGCAACCATGCGCTCATCCGGGCGGGACTTTACATGCTGGTGTTCCTGGCGGCATTGGCCGTCTTCGGCCTTATTCTCTGGCAAAAGGCGGCGCAAGGCAGGTTGCAGATTGAAAAGGGCGAGGCCGAAAAGGCGACGGAAATGAAAAACAAACTCCTTTCCCTGGTCGCGCACGACCTGCGCGGCGGTTTCAGCACCATCCTTTCCCTGTTGAAGCGCGTCGGGGGCGAAGCGGAATCGCCCCCCGCCGTGTACCGCGCCACCGTCTCCCGCGTCATCCTGATAGTGGAAAACCTGCTGCGCATGACCGAGGAGATACTGAGTATCAACCGCATCAAGGGCGGCCAGCTGGGGGTGAAGCGGGAATTCATGGACGTGCGGCGCGCGGTCGATTTGGTGTTTGAGCGCGTGGCCCAACAGGCCGACGAGAAGGGCGCCACGCTGGTGAACGCCGTTCCCGCCGGCATACGGTTCTACGCCGACCCCAATCTGATGGAGGAGGTGTTCCACAACCTGATCACCAACGCCATCAAGTTCTGCAAAAAAAACGAGGGGCGGGTGGAGGTGGGCACCCCCTTCGGCAGGAACGGCGTCGTCACCGTCAGGGACAACGGCATCGGCATTCCGGAGGCGCTGCTGGGGAAAATCTTCAAACATGAGGAGAAGACCAGCCGCGCCGGCACTTCCGGCGAACGGGGAACCGGGCTCGGCCTCCCTCTTTGCGGCGACATCATCGCCGCGCACAGCGGCACGATCGCGGCGGAATCGGCCGCGGGGGGCGGAAGCATGTTCACGATCACCCTGCCGTACCGGCGCCCGTATGCCGCCATCATGGGGGACGACGTCCAGTTCATATCCACCCTTGAAAAGTTTTTTGCCAATAATTTGAATGTGGAAGTGGTGGAGGTCGATACCCCCTACGCGCTCACAAAAACCGCATCCAGCGGCGGCTGTCCGGAATTCATCATCATCGCCGCCCAGGCGGGCAACGCCAACATCCTGAACTTCCTCTCCGCGTTGCGCGGCATAGACGAGTATGCCCGCACCCCGCTCATCGTCGCGGGGAACGAGGCGGATGCCGCGAACAAGGCGCAGTACATCCGCGCGGGGGCCAACCACTTCCTCCAGAAACAGAACGCCGAGAAGGAGTTGCTGGTGCTGGCGAAGCGGTACATCGGCCCGCGCGACGCCGCCGCGTAATACCCTATTTTCCCTTCTGATTTTGTCAACCCGCTCCCAGCCTTGTCATCCCCGCGCAGGCGGGGATCCAGAAATATTTTCAAAGCTTTCCCTGACTTCCTGGGGCCGCACTCTCTGAATCGTAGACATTCCATACTTTGTTCTCGCTTGAATTGACAACATCAATTTGAGCGAAGGGGGGCCTTGATGCGCTTAAATCGTGGCGCAATTTCT
The sequence above is drawn from the Nitrospinota bacterium genome and encodes:
- a CDS encoding Dabb family protein; the encoded protein is MIRHIVLFKLKEGTPAAEGKELARQLAALLHTTGGLMKEAEVAFDVVHAHNSYDIVLNSVFENIEDLKEYQAHPEHVKVLDLIKKICFATVKADYGI
- a CDS encoding pyridoxine 5'-phosphate synthase, which translates into the protein MAKLGVNVDHVATLRQARRAAYPDPALAAKLALEEGVSCITVHLREDRRHIQDADLLAIRKLPGCRLNLEMSATDEIIAIALKVRPEQVTIVPERREELTTEGGLDVAARPEFYRDLTKTFSAAGIGLSFFIDPGQKQIDACAATHAVAVEINTAAYSGAVSDKDIVKTLRDVQRSAHAARQLGLIVHAGHGLNYKNVTSIAAIDGLDELNIGHSIVAQSVYVGFPAAVASMKKLIEAAIPKKRAAAGAK
- a CDS encoding nitrate- and nitrite sensing domain-containing protein, which translates into the protein MPMKEVFTKDIFLRMQGLVFLVFLFALGLAAALLMAERKELRRAEQYRLMDETAGRLNNAAGLHALERGIGNTILGTEFPTPAMIQRFNEIGGKADVETNAALGNFKELMATDFDRDVERLLAGWKRRLAGLDAARKRVAAHDIKTEEWVAAASENIETEFHLRDTIFAPHEIGEKIMYYNIVIRANVAKLCEYAGRERALLGGLIAAGRPIPPETAETLRGYRVIVDDTVGRVLGLRQLEETPASLLAAIDRFERVFLTDYENTRKAVYAASAARAPYPLSGEAWLVKATEAIDSGLDISRAVGDISRGGVMDIRNHALIRAGLYMLVFLAALAVFGLILWQKAAQGRLQIEKGEAEKATEMKNKLLSLVAHDLRGGFSTILSLLKRVGGEAESPPAVYRATVSRVILIVENLLRMTEEILSINRIKGGQLGVKREFMDVRRAVDLVFERVAQQADEKGATLVNAVPAGIRFYADPNLMEEVFHNLITNAIKFCKKNEGRVEVGTPFGRNGVVTVRDNGIGIPEALLGKIFKHEEKTSRAGTSGERGTGLGLPLCGDIIAAHSGTIAAESAAGGGSMFTITLPYRRPYAAIMGDDVQFISTLEKFFANNLNVEVVEVDTPYALTKTASSGGCPEFIIIAAQAGNANILNFLSALRGIDEYARTPLIVAGNEADAANKAQYIRAGANHFLQKQNAEKELLVLAKRYIGPRDAAA